A single window of Crassostrea angulata isolate pt1a10 chromosome 8, ASM2561291v2, whole genome shotgun sequence DNA harbors:
- the LOC128158742 gene encoding uncharacterized protein LOC128158742, translating into MEDFQIERVGRPSSEDKFYMGFKECQDEVMRYYVEFEGRDIKDPVCVNISKHLEQISLKFLRNDHSLPRKSDDRVVGRAMIQETHVVPPRSLHQDVTTSNIQDRFLKTFLLPKQPSMSSLSGSVSGSISGSVSSIGGSNLSEFYLYPKSMRNPDQISGQEEIEGCSSVSSHSPEKSTDSDRDSCNGTKLKENNAYKLKHNIIKRFSQEEKLELHLSMPFCDSSSNSSREEEQEKVKRKYPRHKVRPHSSQSSSIHSSSSASGIQLSSSVPLPAFVMNPDGTHYLPICIHPSFLDNFFCKKKVGKHSLSHHISIPVNFDGPYIDMSHSPLSQSCGSTEGSVNEEIIPGIQDMNP; encoded by the exons ATGGAAGACTTCCAGATAGAGCGGGTGGGGCGGCCGTCCAGTGAGGACAAGTTCTACATGGGCTTTAAGGAGTGTCAGGATGAGGTGATGCGGTACTACGTGGAGTTTGAGGGAAGGGACATCAAAGACCCGGTCTGTGTCAATATCAGCAAGCACCTGGAACAGATCAGTCTAAAGTTCCTACGTAATG ATCACTCACTTCCGAGGAAATCTGATGACAGGGTTGTGGGAAGGGCTATGATACAAGAGACGCATGTGGTACCGCCTAGATCACTGCACCAGGATGTGACCACTTCCAACATCCAGGACCGGTTCCTGAAAACTTTCCTTTTACCAAAACAACCGTCCATGAGTTCATTGAGTGGGTCAGTGAGTGGGTCCATCAGTGGATCTGTCAGCTCTATTGGTGGGTCCAATTTATCTGAGTTCTACCTGTATCCAAAGTCAATGAGGAATCCAGATCAGATTTCCGGGCAGGAGGAAATTGAAGGATGTAGTTCGGTCAGTAGTCATTCCCCTGAAAAGTCCACAGATTCTGACAGGGACAGTTGTAATGGGacaaaattaaaggaaaataacGCATACAAATTGAAACACAACATCATTAAAAGGTTTTCACAGGAAGAGAAACTTGAGCTTCACTTATCGATGCCTTTTTGCGACTCTTCCTCAAACAGCTCAAGAGAAGAAGAGCAGGAGAAAGTGAAGAGAAAGTACCCTCGCCATAAAGTACGCCCCCACAGCAGTCAAAGTAGTTCCATTCACAGTAGTTCTTCCGCCAGTGGGATACAATTATCTAGTAGTGTTCCACTGCCAGCGTTTGTAATGAACCCTGACGGCACACACTATCTTCCCATCTGCATACACCCCTCatttttggacaattttttcTGCAAGAAAAAGGTTGGAAAGCATTCTTTATCACATCACATCAGCATCCCGGTCAATTTTGACGGACCATACATTGACATGTCACATTCCCCTCTGAGTCAGTCCTGTGGGTCGACAGAGGGGAGTGTGAATGAGGAAATAATCCCGGGAATTCAAGATATGAACCCCTAG